The proteins below are encoded in one region of Amycolatopsis magusensis:
- a CDS encoding ferredoxin has protein sequence MKITIDRDRCCGAGQCVLAAPDVFDQDDEEGLVIVLQESPAPEQHQAVREAASVCPTATIEVTE, from the coding sequence ATGAAGATCACGATCGACCGCGACCGCTGCTGTGGCGCGGGCCAGTGTGTGCTCGCCGCACCCGACGTGTTCGACCAGGACGACGAAGAAGGCCTGGTCATCGTGCTGCAGGAGTCGCCGGCTCCCGAGCAGCACCAGGCGGTCCGCGAAGCGGCTTCGGTCTGCCCGACCGCCACGATCGAAGTCACCGAGTGA
- a CDS encoding class III lanthionine synthetase LanKC N-terminal domain-containing protein yields MADEVLDRLGEITEGRQLAVHGKWAAVRAPGTRIPLQGWKIHVSARPVTLGQTVELVLPVLLAAECEFSVVRSARVLRELNAGDAATGHALTVHAADEVAVRLIADLATALTGLAAPEVTAARRFRPDAPVYYRFGSFTPQFRVDEYGEFEAVVRGPGGEVVPEAAGSPPWVHDPFPRTDPVAETGRIGRYRVVSGPHGNVYRALGVSGDPVVVKRARAFVGEDDEGIDLRWQLRNERRVLQALAGVDGVPSLLDHFRIEENEYLVTTDAGDRSLAEAGPVRRVGPLAAHLVGVLDAVHARGVVVRDLSPKNVVLGDRGCTLVDFGTSRYDGYQLPGWTPGYSVPDQCTDRAAVPEDDYFSLGATLFFAATGLDPVTADPDPLRNLDRTLLAYRRVESGGLVPRLLSLDPAQRTAAVADVRAGRRRRAPQRTSGGPEITPELLESAIDCTVAECVRHAEELVETEPLATNVYRGTAGIGMELLHHSGGEAVARELARWTVERPPPAPPPNGLFSGRTGTALFLATAGLPQPTLELAPDEGQDYVHGAAGIGIGHLLLQSVAERSENFTIADECARLLLTDTGTERGYARGHAGIAAFLLAHHRATGDPATGSAAIRLFDLLRTEVAERTGVLRRRTAPARAATWWEGMAGLIPPLLAAARAYGDTRYLDLAKEGARACLTAAPRVPSVCQSHGLAGIGETLVDVALATGDDEFWTGATGIAELILLRSGGGYDKPLLPGDGSWAGGAAGVLGFLRRLHERAGSRPWTPEWSPPRALTPGQPDPR; encoded by the coding sequence ATGGCAGACGAAGTGCTCGACCGGCTCGGGGAGATCACCGAGGGCCGTCAGCTCGCGGTGCACGGGAAGTGGGCCGCGGTCCGGGCGCCGGGCACCCGGATCCCGTTGCAGGGCTGGAAGATCCACGTGTCGGCCCGGCCGGTGACGCTCGGGCAGACCGTCGAACTGGTGCTGCCGGTCCTGCTCGCCGCGGAATGCGAGTTCTCCGTGGTGCGCTCGGCGCGCGTGCTGCGCGAGCTGAACGCGGGTGACGCGGCCACCGGGCACGCGCTGACCGTGCACGCCGCCGACGAGGTGGCCGTCCGGCTGATCGCGGACCTGGCCACCGCGCTCACCGGACTGGCCGCCCCCGAGGTCACCGCGGCACGCCGGTTCCGGCCGGACGCCCCGGTGTACTACCGCTTCGGCTCGTTCACCCCGCAGTTCCGGGTCGACGAGTACGGCGAGTTCGAGGCGGTGGTGCGCGGGCCGGGCGGCGAGGTGGTGCCGGAGGCGGCCGGCTCCCCGCCATGGGTGCACGATCCGTTCCCCCGCACCGATCCGGTCGCCGAGACCGGGCGGATCGGCCGCTATCGCGTGGTTTCGGGGCCACACGGGAACGTCTACCGGGCCCTGGGGGTGTCCGGTGACCCCGTGGTGGTCAAACGAGCCCGCGCGTTCGTCGGGGAGGACGACGAGGGCATCGACCTGCGCTGGCAGTTGCGCAACGAACGCCGGGTGCTGCAGGCGCTCGCGGGTGTCGACGGGGTGCCGAGCCTGCTCGACCACTTCCGCATCGAGGAGAACGAGTACCTGGTCACCACCGACGCGGGGGACCGGAGCCTCGCCGAGGCGGGGCCCGTCCGCCGCGTCGGGCCGCTGGCCGCGCACCTGGTCGGCGTGCTCGACGCCGTGCACGCCCGCGGGGTGGTCGTCCGCGACCTGTCCCCGAAGAACGTGGTGCTCGGCGACCGCGGGTGCACGCTGGTCGACTTCGGCACCAGCCGCTACGACGGGTACCAGCTGCCCGGCTGGACACCCGGCTACAGCGTCCCGGACCAGTGCACCGATCGCGCGGCCGTGCCCGAGGACGACTACTTCTCCCTCGGCGCCACGCTGTTCTTCGCCGCGACCGGCCTGGACCCGGTCACCGCCGACCCCGATCCGCTGCGCAACCTCGACCGCACGCTGCTGGCCTACCGGCGCGTCGAGTCCGGCGGCCTGGTGCCGCGACTGCTCAGCCTCGATCCGGCGCAGCGCACCGCCGCGGTCGCCGACGTCCGCGCGGGCCGGCGTCGTCGTGCGCCCCAGCGGACTTCCGGCGGCCCGGAGATCACGCCGGAACTGCTCGAATCCGCGATCGACTGCACCGTGGCCGAATGCGTGCGGCACGCCGAAGAGCTGGTCGAGACCGAGCCGCTGGCCACCAACGTCTACCGCGGGACCGCCGGGATCGGCATGGAGTTGCTCCACCACTCCGGCGGGGAGGCCGTCGCGCGGGAACTGGCGCGCTGGACCGTCGAGCGCCCGCCACCGGCGCCCCCGCCGAACGGGTTGTTCTCCGGCCGCACCGGCACCGCGTTGTTCCTGGCCACCGCGGGACTGCCCCAGCCGACGCTCGAACTGGCCCCGGACGAAGGCCAGGACTACGTGCACGGCGCGGCCGGTATCGGCATCGGTCACCTGCTGCTGCAGTCCGTGGCCGAGCGCTCGGAGAACTTCACCATCGCCGACGAGTGCGCGCGCCTGCTCTTGACCGATACCGGCACCGAACGCGGGTACGCCAGGGGGCACGCCGGGATCGCCGCCTTCCTGCTCGCCCACCACCGCGCCACCGGTGATCCGGCCACCGGCTCGGCCGCCATCCGGCTGTTCGACCTGCTGCGCACCGAGGTGGCCGAGCGGACCGGGGTGCTGCGCCGCCGGACCGCGCCCGCCAGGGCCGCCACCTGGTGGGAGGGCATGGCCGGGCTCATCCCGCCGCTGCTGGCAGCCGCGCGGGCCTACGGCGACACCCGCTACCTGGACCTGGCCAAGGAGGGGGCGCGAGCCTGCCTGACCGCGGCACCACGCGTGCCGTCGGTGTGCCAGTCCCACGGCCTGGCGGGGATCGGCGAAACGCTGGTCGACGTCGCACTGGCCACCGGGGACGACGAGTTCTGGACGGGGGCCACCGGGATCGCCGAGCTGATCCTGCTCCGCTCCGGTGGCGGCTACGACAAGCCGCTGCTGCCCGGTGACGGGAGCTGGGCCGGGGGCGCCGCCGGGGTGCTCGGATTCCTGCGCAGGCTCCACGAGCGGGCCGGATCGCGGCCGTGGACCCCCGAGTGGTCGCCACCACGGGCGCTCACGCCGGGACAACCCGATCCGCGATAG
- a CDS encoding YchJ family protein, which translates to MSRKNRACPCGTGEPYAECCGRLHRGEATAATAEQLMRSRFSAFAVADEEYLLRTWHPDTRPPSIEFDPGQRWTSLEILGRTGGGLLHREGTVEFVARYRIGGQDGEMRENSRFLRDGEQWLYLTALGTR; encoded by the coding sequence ATGTCACGGAAGAACCGGGCGTGCCCCTGCGGCACGGGTGAGCCCTACGCGGAGTGCTGCGGCCGCCTGCACCGCGGTGAGGCGACCGCGGCGACGGCCGAGCAGCTCATGCGCTCGCGGTTCAGCGCGTTCGCCGTCGCCGACGAGGAGTACCTGCTGCGGACCTGGCACCCGGACACGCGCCCGCCCTCGATCGAGTTCGACCCCGGGCAGCGGTGGACCTCGCTGGAGATCCTCGGCCGCACCGGCGGTGGCTTGCTGCACCGGGAAGGCACCGTGGAATTCGTGGCGCGCTACCGGATCGGCGGGCAGGACGGCGAGATGCGGGAGAACAGCCGATTCCTGCGTGACGGCGAGCAGTGGCTGTACCTGACCGCACTCGGCACCCGCTGA
- a CDS encoding DNA gyrase/topoisomerase IV subunit B — protein MTASAESLYGADDLTHLEGLEAVRKRPGMYIGSTDSRGINHLFAEVVDNSTDEGVAGHATKIVVTLHADGSVQVDDDGRGIPTGVHAKSGLSGVELVLTRLHAGGKFGGSGYKTSGGLHGVGASAVNALSHRYDVTVRRDGKVHQMSFSHGKPGVFEGPGPKAKFTPRSGLQVTGKMKRGERTGTSTRYWYDARYFENGAALDTEGVRNKLRNTAFLVPGVTYVLRTAVDDAISEETFHYPDGLRDMVEFLSPDNEKPVSGTLLITGEGTYRENAADENGVMQSKVERRAEVEVALRWGTGYERTVECFTNTIRNVHGGTHKRGFDRAVVKSVNEAVSKTRGLLKPKEDPPTIEDVLEGMTAVIHVRLPEPQFTSQTKDELSTAGITKVIQGVVERHIKAWTEDRRTKTEAKTVLQKIVDASRVRLTQKQQKDAARRKTALEGAAMPPKLVDCRSTGVSRAELFLVEGDSALGSARMARVSEYQALLPLRGKILNVQKASLGDTLKNAEIASIVQVLGAGTGRTFDLPAMRYGRVILMADADVDGSHIRTLLITLFAKYMRPVIEDGRLYAAMPPLHKVVTKGRNPETIFTFTQREMESTVKRLEAAGKQIVTPVPRFKGLGEMDADELWETTMNPATRSVRRITLDDAEAAEAALELLMGEKVEPRRNWLVESSHRVDQEAIDA, from the coding sequence GTGACTGCTTCTGCTGAGTCCCTGTACGGGGCAGACGACCTCACCCACCTGGAGGGTCTGGAAGCGGTCCGGAAGCGGCCCGGCATGTACATCGGGTCCACCGACAGCCGTGGTATCAACCACCTGTTCGCCGAGGTGGTGGACAACTCCACCGACGAGGGCGTGGCCGGGCACGCCACGAAGATCGTGGTCACCCTGCACGCCGACGGCAGCGTCCAGGTCGACGACGACGGCCGCGGCATCCCCACCGGCGTGCACGCCAAGTCCGGGCTGTCCGGGGTCGAGCTGGTGCTCACCCGGCTGCACGCGGGCGGCAAGTTCGGCGGGTCCGGCTACAAGACCTCCGGCGGCCTGCACGGCGTCGGCGCGTCGGCGGTGAACGCGCTGTCGCACCGGTACGACGTCACCGTCCGGCGTGACGGCAAGGTGCACCAGATGTCGTTCTCGCACGGGAAACCGGGCGTGTTCGAGGGCCCGGGCCCGAAGGCGAAGTTCACCCCGCGCTCCGGCCTGCAGGTCACCGGCAAGATGAAGCGCGGCGAGCGCACCGGCACTTCCACCCGCTACTGGTACGACGCGCGCTACTTCGAGAACGGCGCCGCGCTGGACACCGAAGGCGTGCGGAACAAGCTGCGCAACACCGCGTTCCTGGTGCCCGGGGTCACCTACGTGCTGCGCACCGCGGTGGACGACGCGATCAGCGAGGAGACCTTCCACTACCCGGACGGGCTCCGCGACATGGTCGAGTTCCTCTCGCCGGACAACGAGAAGCCGGTCTCCGGCACGCTGCTGATCACCGGTGAGGGCACCTACCGCGAGAACGCCGCCGACGAGAACGGCGTGATGCAGTCCAAAGTGGAGCGCCGCGCCGAGGTGGAGGTGGCGCTGCGCTGGGGCACCGGCTACGAGCGCACGGTGGAGTGCTTCACCAACACCATCCGCAACGTGCACGGCGGCACGCACAAGCGCGGGTTCGACCGCGCCGTGGTGAAGTCGGTCAACGAGGCGGTGTCGAAGACGCGCGGGCTGCTCAAGCCCAAGGAGGACCCGCCGACCATCGAGGACGTGCTCGAGGGCATGACCGCGGTGATCCACGTGCGCCTGCCCGAACCGCAGTTCACCTCGCAGACCAAGGACGAACTGTCCACCGCGGGCATCACGAAGGTGATCCAGGGCGTGGTGGAGCGCCACATCAAGGCGTGGACCGAGGACCGCCGCACCAAGACCGAAGCCAAGACGGTGCTGCAGAAGATCGTCGACGCCTCCCGCGTGCGACTGACCCAGAAGCAGCAGAAGGACGCCGCGCGCCGGAAAACCGCGCTCGAAGGCGCCGCCATGCCCCCGAAACTGGTCGACTGCCGCTCCACCGGCGTCTCCCGCGCGGAACTTTTTCTCGTGGAAGGCGACAGCGCCCTCGGCTCGGCGCGAATGGCCAGAGTGTCGGAATACCAAGCATTGTTGCCCCTGCGCGGCAAGATCCTCAACGTGCAGAAGGCCAGTCTCGGTGACACGTTGAAGAACGCCGAGATCGCCTCGATCGTGCAGGTGCTCGGCGCCGGTACCGGGCGCACCTTCGACCTGCCCGCGATGCGCTACGGCCGGGTCATCCTGATGGCCGACGCCGATGTGGACGGTTCGCACATCCGGACGCTGCTGATCACCCTGTTCGCCAAGTACATGCGGCCGGTGATCGAGGACGGCAGGCTCTACGCCGCGATGCCGCCGCTGCACAAGGTGGTCACCAAGGGACGCAACCCGGAGACCATCTTCACCTTCACCCAGCGCGAGATGGAGAGCACGGTGAAGCGGCTGGAGGCGGCGGGCAAGCAGATCGTCACGCCGGTGCCGCGGTTCAAGGGGCTCGGCGAGATGGACGCCGACGAGCTGTGGGAGACCACGATGAACCCGGCCACCCGCTCGGTCCGCCGGATCACCCTCGACGACGCCGAAGCCGCCGAAGCCGCGCTCGAGCTGCTGATGGGCGAGAAGGTCGAACCGCGCCGGAACTGGCTCGTCGAGTCCTCGCACCGGGTCGACCAGGAAGCCATCGACGCCTGA
- a CDS encoding DNA gyrase/topoisomerase IV subunit A yields MARRKGTTTKIDPSAFDRAGANVYDNPVKTEIEDSYLEYAYSVIHSRALPDARDGLKPVHRRILFSMNENGYRPTHAYVKSSRVVGDVMGKYHPHGDTAIYDAMVRMAQDFSMNVPLVDGHGNFGSPDDGPAASRYTEARMSREAMLLVGELGEDTVDFRPNYDGSLAEPSVLPAAYPNLLVNGTSGIAVGMATNMIPHNMFEVITAARWLINHPNATLDKLMEFVPGPDLPTGGMLLGLDEVRKAYETGRGVVRMRAKVETGPLEGSRGRQAITVTELPYGVGTERIIEKITDEVNKSKRLTGIADVKDLTDRENGTRLVIECKVGVNPQALLADLYRLTPLEQSFGINNLVLVDGQPRTLGLKALLEVFLAHRYEVVTRRTKYRRRKREERLHLVEGLLKALLNIDKVIRLIRNSDNAQEAKDGLMTQFKLSEIQATYILDTPLRRLTKYDRIELEAEQDKLREEIAELTRILDDDAVLKKVVSTELGKIAKEFSSERRTALIDGDLKEVLAASKPAGPLEVADDPCQVILSATGLVARTAAESEEVSEGRRRNGRARHDAVAAVVHSTARGQVLLVTSRGRAFKTDVLPLPVLPEQVGTVSLRGGMAASELVPLEKGERVIGVAPLGEHAAGSPGLALGTRNGVVKICAPEWPVRSDEFEVISLKDGDEVVGATWLTDGSETLAFLTSQASLLRYSASLVRAQGLKSGGVAGINVGADSRVVFFAAVRTDDNEHGEPLVVTATGQSVKVTPFEEYPAKGRATAGVRAHRFLKGETGLVVGWIGSRPAGSSNSGSPVELPDPDPRRDGSGAPHPGPDVIGHLIERG; encoded by the coding sequence ATGGCTCGCCGCAAGGGAACCACGACCAAGATCGACCCGTCGGCCTTCGACAGGGCAGGCGCGAACGTCTACGACAACCCGGTCAAGACCGAGATCGAGGACTCGTACCTCGAGTACGCCTACTCGGTCATCCATTCGCGCGCGCTGCCCGACGCGCGCGACGGGTTGAAGCCGGTGCACCGCCGCATCCTGTTCTCGATGAACGAGAACGGCTACCGGCCGACGCACGCCTACGTGAAGTCCTCGCGCGTGGTCGGCGACGTGATGGGCAAGTACCACCCGCACGGCGACACCGCGATCTACGACGCGATGGTCCGCATGGCGCAGGACTTCTCGATGAACGTGCCGCTGGTCGACGGGCACGGCAACTTCGGCAGCCCGGACGACGGCCCGGCGGCGAGCCGGTACACCGAGGCGCGGATGTCGCGTGAAGCCATGCTGCTGGTCGGCGAACTCGGCGAGGACACCGTCGACTTCCGCCCGAACTACGACGGTTCGCTGGCCGAGCCGTCGGTGCTGCCCGCGGCGTACCCGAACCTGCTGGTGAACGGGACCTCCGGGATCGCCGTCGGCATGGCGACGAACATGATCCCGCACAACATGTTCGAGGTGATCACCGCCGCGCGCTGGCTGATCAACCACCCGAACGCCACGCTCGACAAGCTGATGGAGTTCGTGCCGGGGCCGGACCTGCCCACCGGCGGCATGCTGCTGGGCCTGGACGAAGTGCGCAAGGCCTACGAGACCGGCCGCGGCGTGGTGCGCATGCGTGCCAAGGTCGAGACCGGCCCGCTGGAAGGCAGCCGCGGCCGCCAGGCGATCACCGTCACCGAACTGCCCTACGGCGTCGGCACCGAGCGGATCATCGAGAAGATCACCGACGAGGTCAACAAGTCCAAGCGGCTCACCGGCATCGCCGACGTCAAGGACCTGACCGACCGCGAGAACGGCACCCGGCTGGTGATCGAGTGCAAGGTCGGGGTGAACCCGCAGGCGCTGCTCGCCGACCTGTACCGGCTGACGCCGCTGGAGCAGTCGTTCGGCATCAACAACCTGGTGCTGGTCGACGGCCAGCCGCGCACGCTCGGGCTGAAGGCGCTGCTGGAGGTGTTCCTGGCGCACCGGTACGAGGTGGTCACCCGGCGGACGAAGTACCGCCGCCGCAAGCGCGAGGAACGGCTGCACCTGGTCGAGGGCCTGCTCAAGGCGCTGCTGAACATCGACAAGGTGATCCGGCTGATCCGGAACAGCGACAACGCGCAGGAGGCCAAGGACGGCTTGATGACGCAGTTCAAGCTGTCGGAGATCCAGGCGACCTACATCCTGGACACGCCGCTGCGCCGGCTGACCAAGTACGACCGGATCGAGCTGGAAGCCGAGCAGGACAAGCTGCGCGAGGAGATCGCGGAGCTGACCCGCATCCTCGACGACGACGCCGTGCTCAAGAAGGTGGTCTCCACCGAGCTGGGCAAGATCGCGAAGGAGTTCTCCAGCGAGCGGCGGACCGCGCTGATCGACGGTGACCTCAAGGAGGTGCTCGCCGCCTCGAAGCCGGCCGGGCCGCTGGAGGTCGCCGACGACCCGTGCCAGGTGATCCTGTCGGCCACCGGCCTGGTGGCGCGGACCGCGGCCGAGTCGGAGGAGGTCTCCGAAGGACGGCGGCGCAACGGCCGCGCCCGGCACGACGCCGTCGCGGCCGTGGTGCACTCGACCGCGCGCGGGCAGGTCCTGCTGGTCACCAGCCGGGGGCGGGCGTTCAAGACCGACGTGCTGCCGTTGCCGGTGCTGCCGGAACAGGTCGGCACGGTGTCGCTGCGCGGGGGCATGGCGGCGAGTGAACTGGTGCCGCTGGAGAAGGGCGAGCGGGTGATCGGCGTGGCGCCGCTGGGCGAGCACGCCGCCGGTTCGCCGGGTCTCGCGCTCGGCACGCGCAACGGCGTGGTCAAGATCTGCGCGCCGGAGTGGCCGGTGCGGTCCGACGAGTTCGAGGTGATCTCGCTCAAGGACGGCGACGAGGTGGTCGGCGCGACCTGGCTGACCGACGGGTCCGAGACGCTGGCCTTCCTGACGTCACAGGCCTCTTTGTTGCGGTACTCGGCTTCGCTGGTGCGGGCGCAGGGGCTCAAGAGCGGTGGCGTGGCCGGGATCAACGTGGGCGCGGACTCGCGGGTGGTGTTCTTCGCCGCGGTGCGCACGGACGACAACGAGCACGGCGAGCCCCTGGTGGTCACGGCGACCGGGCAGAGCGTGAAGGTGACCCCGTTCGAGGAGTACCCGGCGAAGGGCCGGGCCACCGCCGGTGTGCGGGCCCACCGCTTCCTGAAGGGCGAAACGGGCCTGGTCGTCGGCTGGATCGGCTCGCGCCCCGCCGGCTCCTCGAACAGCGGCTCGCCCGTCGAACTCCCCGACCCCGACCCCCGCCGAGACGGCTCCGGCGCCCCCCACCCCGGCCCCGACGTGATCGGCCACCTGATCGAACGAGGCTGA
- a CDS encoding NAD(P)/FAD-dependent oxidoreductase: MSVVVVGASAAGFATAEGLRRNGYDGALTLVGAEPELPYDRPPLSKQVLTGAWEADRIRLCRPDKAIELGLDLRLGTPAAGLDPATRHLALTDGSVLPYEQLVLATGVVPRPFPGTDGLRGLRMLRTLEDSLALRADLAPGARLVVIGAGFLGTEIAAAARTLGAEVWLVEPEPVPLGIAVGTAVGEFVAGLHREQGVHLHTGPAAAVRDFKVNAGTVEAVVLADGTELRCDLAVVAIGSVPATGWLAGSGLTLGDGIECDAHCSAAPGVYAAGDVASWFHERAGIRVRLEHRTNATEQGLYVAKALLGQTGEPFTPVPYFWSDQYDTKIVAFGLLRGADEVRVVEGAIADGEFVALYRKGNRLTGVLGVRRAKSVRQWRALLAAGSGWDEALAISPK; this comes from the coding sequence GTGAGCGTTGTCGTTGTCGGCGCCTCGGCCGCCGGGTTCGCCACGGCCGAGGGACTCCGCCGCAACGGCTACGACGGTGCGCTCACCCTGGTGGGCGCCGAACCGGAACTGCCCTACGACCGCCCGCCGCTGTCCAAGCAGGTGCTCACCGGGGCGTGGGAGGCCGACCGCATCCGGTTGTGCCGGCCCGACAAGGCCATCGAACTCGGCCTCGACCTGCGCCTGGGCACCCCGGCGGCCGGGCTGGACCCGGCCACCAGGCACCTGGCGCTGACCGACGGCAGCGTGCTGCCCTACGAGCAGCTGGTGCTCGCCACCGGCGTCGTGCCGCGGCCGTTCCCCGGGACCGACGGCCTGCGTGGCCTGAGGATGCTGCGCACGCTCGAGGATTCCCTCGCGCTGCGTGCCGACCTGGCTCCCGGTGCCCGGCTCGTGGTGATCGGTGCGGGCTTCCTGGGCACCGAGATCGCCGCTGCCGCCCGCACGCTGGGCGCCGAGGTCTGGCTGGTCGAGCCGGAACCCGTGCCGCTCGGCATCGCCGTGGGCACGGCGGTCGGCGAGTTCGTCGCCGGACTGCACCGCGAGCAGGGCGTCCACCTGCATACCGGACCGGCCGCCGCGGTCCGCGACTTCAAGGTGAACGCGGGCACGGTCGAGGCCGTGGTGCTCGCGGACGGCACGGAACTCCGCTGCGACCTGGCGGTCGTGGCGATCGGCTCGGTGCCGGCCACCGGCTGGCTGGCCGGGTCCGGGCTCACGCTCGGTGACGGCATCGAGTGCGACGCCCACTGTTCGGCCGCACCCGGGGTGTACGCCGCCGGGGACGTGGCGTCGTGGTTCCACGAGCGGGCAGGGATCCGGGTCCGCCTGGAACACCGCACGAACGCGACCGAACAGGGCCTGTACGTGGCCAAGGCGCTGCTGGGGCAGACCGGCGAGCCGTTCACCCCGGTGCCCTACTTCTGGTCCGACCAGTATGACACCAAGATCGTCGCCTTCGGCCTGCTGCGCGGGGCGGACGAGGTCAGGGTGGTCGAGGGCGCGATCGCCGATGGTGAGTTCGTCGCCTTGTACCGCAAGGGAAACCGGCTCACCGGGGTGCTCGGGGTGCGCCGCGCCAAGTCCGTGCGCCAGTGGCGGGCGCTGCTCGCCGCCGGGTCCGGTTGGGACGAAGCGCTGGCGATCAGTCCGAAGTAG
- a CDS encoding PQQ-dependent sugar dehydrogenase: MSGSPRPARWLLTVFTVLLLTAPPALARQDDPITDPFPEAPALADFGLVLEEVVQMPKTEAVPPTPDARMRRHARINYVGEIPDGSGRLYVPDLNGKMYLLQNGVPQVYLDVGSTFEPDFWSHRGLGSGFGFVAFDPEFARNGRFYTTHTEADAALTTKPPDLWPQPNTVIHSVVTEWTADDPTAPVFRGTKREMLRIGFMSYIHAIQQIGFNPVAKPGAEDYGLLYLAVGDGGRGVSSDDPQNLAVPQGKILRIDPRGTDSSNGKYGIPPVNPFAGQPGALGEIYAYGFRDPHRFSFDTGGRNRLYVGSIGEHEIESIYDVRKGDNLGWGEREGPFVFKRSDKCNLYPLPADDAKYRYTYPVAAYDHDPPPGLPCGADSGHAVAGGFVYRGSDIPDLQGKYLFGDLVDGRIWYTESGEMRHGVRKLATMHQLRLFDTAGTEKTMADFAGDKRIDLRFGAEESGEMFILAKANGKIWRIAGVKHV; the protein is encoded by the coding sequence ATGAGCGGAAGCCCGAGGCCCGCGCGCTGGTTGCTCACCGTGTTCACGGTGCTGCTGCTGACCGCGCCGCCCGCGCTCGCGCGGCAGGACGACCCGATCACCGACCCGTTCCCGGAGGCCCCGGCGCTCGCCGATTTCGGCCTGGTGCTCGAGGAAGTGGTCCAGATGCCGAAAACCGAGGCGGTGCCGCCGACCCCGGACGCCCGGATGCGGAGACACGCCAGGATCAACTACGTCGGTGAGATCCCCGACGGTTCCGGGCGGCTGTACGTGCCCGACCTCAACGGCAAGATGTACTTGCTGCAGAACGGCGTTCCGCAGGTGTACCTGGACGTGGGGAGCACCTTCGAACCGGACTTCTGGTCCCACCGCGGCCTCGGCAGCGGCTTCGGCTTCGTCGCCTTCGACCCCGAATTCGCCCGGAACGGCCGGTTCTACACCACCCACACCGAGGCGGACGCCGCGCTGACGACCAAGCCGCCGGACCTCTGGCCGCAGCCGAACACGGTCATCCACAGCGTGGTCACCGAGTGGACCGCCGACGATCCCACCGCACCGGTTTTCCGTGGCACCAAACGGGAAATGCTGCGGATCGGGTTCATGAGCTACATCCACGCGATCCAGCAGATCGGCTTCAACCCGGTGGCGAAGCCCGGCGCCGAGGACTACGGCCTGCTCTACCTGGCCGTCGGGGACGGCGGACGCGGCGTGAGCAGCGACGACCCGCAGAACCTGGCCGTGCCGCAGGGCAAGATCCTGCGCATCGACCCACGCGGCACCGACAGCTCGAACGGGAAGTACGGCATCCCGCCGGTGAACCCGTTCGCCGGTCAGCCCGGTGCGCTCGGCGAGATCTACGCCTACGGTTTCCGCGACCCGCACCGGTTCAGCTTCGACACCGGCGGCCGCAACCGGCTCTACGTCGGCAGCATCGGCGAGCACGAGATCGAGTCCATCTACGACGTGCGTAAAGGCGACAACCTCGGCTGGGGTGAGCGCGAAGGCCCGTTCGTGTTCAAGCGATCCGACAAGTGCAACCTCTACCCGCTGCCCGCCGACGACGCGAAGTACCGCTACACCTACCCCGTCGCCGCCTACGACCACGACCCGCCGCCCGGCCTGCCGTGCGGGGCCGACAGCGGGCACGCGGTGGCCGGTGGTTTCGTCTACCGCGGCAGTGACATCCCTGACCTGCAAGGGAAATACCTGTTCGGCGATCTCGTCGACGGTCGCATCTGGTACACCGAATCCGGCGAGATGCGGCACGGCGTCAGGAAGCTGGCCACCATGCACCAGCTGCGGTTGTTCGACACCGCGGGCACCGAGAAGACGATGGCCGACTTCGCCGGGGACAAGCGGATCGACCTGCGCTTCGGCGCCGAGGAATCCGGCGAGATGTTCATCCTGGCCAAGGCCAACGGCAAGATCTGGCGCATCGCGGGGGTGAAGCATGTCTAG
- a CDS encoding DUF6235 family protein — MTMSARLRSGMRVIEHWADEAYQAEKNALYTALFTVLDGSVFRTYEIIDDEERAEEFYVRVRPKLLMKIRLHHFDSFGVVFIGSPEDAGLPETPPAAGEPEAPPAAA; from the coding sequence ATGACCATGAGCGCCAGACTGCGGTCGGGGATGCGCGTGATCGAGCACTGGGCGGACGAGGCGTACCAGGCGGAGAAGAACGCGCTGTACACCGCGCTGTTCACCGTGCTGGACGGCTCGGTGTTCCGCACCTACGAAATCATCGATGACGAGGAACGGGCCGAGGAGTTCTACGTCCGGGTCCGGCCGAAGCTCCTGATGAAGATCCGGCTGCACCACTTCGACTCGTTCGGCGTGGTGTTCATCGGCTCGCCCGAGGACGCCGGACTGCCCGAGACACCCCCCGCAGCCGGCGAACCCGAGGCCCCGCCGGCCGCGGCTTAG